TGACCGCCCAATCGTTTCAAGATACGATTCCTGAGGTGATTCCCGCCCAGGGCGACACCCGCTATCGAGTCGGGATGATTTTGGGCTGTGTGCAGCGCCTCTTCTTCAGTGATGTGAATGAATCCACGGCGCGGGTGCTGAGCGCCAACGGCTGTGAGGTGGTGGTGCCCAAGATGCAAGGCTGTTGCGCGGCCCTGCCCCATCACCAAGGCCAGGAAGAAGCGGCTCGGGATCTGGCCCGGCGGATGATCGACAGCTTTGAGGATACGGGCGTCGATGCCATCATTATCAACGCGGCGGGCTGTGGTCATACCCTGAAGGAGTATGGGCATTTGCTCAAGGATGACCCTGAGTATCGTGAACGGGCGATCGCCTTCTCCCAAAAGGTGAAAGACGTGCAGGAATTTTTGGTGGATATTGGGCTGACCGCGCCCCTATCGCCCCTCAGCCCTGAACCGCTGACCATTGTCTACCAAGATGCCTGCCACCTGCTGCATGGGCAGAAAATTAGCGCGCCGCCCCGCCAACTGTTGCTGAGTATTCCCGGTGTCACGCTGCGGGAGCCGGTGGACGCGGCCCTCTGCTGTGGCAGTGCCGGGGTGTATAACATGCTGCAGCCTGAGATCGCTGAAGAATTAGGGCAGCAAAAGGTGGAGAATTTGATCAACACCGGCGCGCAGTTGATTGCCTCATCCAATCCTGGCTGCTCTCTGCAAATCCAGAAACATCTGGAACACCAAGGCATCGCCATGCCGCTCTTCCACCCCATTCGTCTGCTGGACTATGCGATTCG
Above is a genomic segment from Leptolyngbya sp. CCY15150 containing:
- a CDS encoding heterodisulfide reductase-related iron-sulfur binding cluster, giving the protein MTATPSSTDRPALKLDTSFPGFDAQDPPEQSLIDACVHCGFCLTTCPSYRVIGKETDSPRGRIYLMDAINKQDAPLATATSQHFDTCLGCLACTTACPSGVQYDKLIAATRPQVERNVPRTLSDRLFRQLIFTLFPHPDRLRMLLPPLYLYQALGLGKLVKATGLLKRISPRLAAMESLLPTVTAQSFQDTIPEVIPAQGDTRYRVGMILGCVQRLFFSDVNESTARVLSANGCEVVVPKMQGCCAALPHHQGQEEAARDLARRMIDSFEDTGVDAIIINAAGCGHTLKEYGHLLKDDPEYRERAIAFSQKVKDVQEFLVDIGLTAPLSPLSPEPLTIVYQDACHLLHGQKISAPPRQLLLSIPGVTLREPVDAALCCGSAGVYNMLQPEIAEELGQQKVENLINTGAQLIASSNPGCSLQIQKHLEHQGIAMPLFHPIRLLDYAIRGVSLPL